A window from Pongo abelii isolate AG06213 chromosome 6, NHGRI_mPonAbe1-v2.0_pri, whole genome shotgun sequence encodes these proteins:
- the AIMP2 gene encoding aminoacyl tRNA synthase complex-interacting multifunctional protein 2 isoform X4 has translation MPMYQEESNPSLQALESRQDDILKRLYELKAAVDGLSKMIQTPDADLDVTNIIQADEPTTLTTNALDLNSVLGKDYGALKDIVIHVNPASPPLSLLVLHRLLCEHFRVLSTAHTHSSVKSVPENLLKCFGEQNKKQPRQDYQLGFTLIWKNVPKTQMKFSVQTMCPIEGEGNIARFLFSLFGQKHNAVNATLIDSWVDIAIFQLKEGSSKEKAAVFRSMNSALGKSPWLAGNELTVADVVLWSVLQQTGGCSVTVPANVQRWMRSCENLAPFNTALKLLK, from the exons ATGCCGATGTACCAG GAAGAGTCTAACCCGTCTCTGCAAGCTCTTGAGTCCCGCcaagatgatattttaaaacGTCTGTATGAGTTGAAAGCTGCAGTTGATGGCCTCTCCAAGATGATTCAAACACCAGATGCAGACTTGGATGTAACCAACATAATCCAAGCGGATGAGCCCACGACTTTAACCACCAATGCACTGGACTTGAATTCAGTGCTTGGGAAG GATTACGGGGCGCTGAAAGACATCGTGATCCACGTGAACccggcctcccctcccctctccctgctcGTGCTGCACAGGCTGCTCTGTGAGCACTTCAGGGTCCTGTCCACGGCGCACACGCACTCCTCGGTCAAGAGCGTGCCTGAAAACCTTCTCAAGTGCTTTGgagaacagaataaaaaacagcCCCGCCAAGACTATCAGCTGGGATTCACTTTAATTTGGAAGAATG tgcCGAAGACGCAGATGAAATTCAGCGTCCAGACGATGTGCCCCATCGAAGGAGAAGGGAATATTGCACGTTTCTTGTTCTCTCTGTTTGGCCAGAAGCATAATGCTGTCAACGCAACCCTTATAGATAGCTGGGTAGATATTGCGATTTTTCAGTTAAAAGAGGGAAGCAGTAAAGAAAAAGCCGCTGTTTTCCGCTCCATGAACTCTGCTCTTGGGAAGAGCCCTTGGCTCGCTGGGAATGAACTCACCGTAGCAGACGTGGTGCTGTGGTCTGTACTCCAGCAGACCGGAGGCTGCAGTGTGACAGTGCCAGCCAATGTGCAGAGGTGGATGAGGTCTTGTGAAAACCTGGCTCCTTTTAACACGGCCCTCAAGCTCCTTAAGTGA
- the AIMP2 gene encoding aminoacyl tRNA synthase complex-interacting multifunctional protein 2 isoform X5 encodes MIQTPDADLDVTNIIQADEPTTLTTNALDLNSVLGKDYGALKDIVIHVNPASPPLSLLVLHRLLCEHFRVLSTAHTHSSVKSVPENLLKCFGEQNKKQPRQDYQLGFTLIWKNVPKTQMKFSVQTMCPIEGEGNIARFLFSLFGQKHNAVNATLIDSWVDIAIFQLKEGSSKEKAAVFRSMNSALGKSPWLAGNELTVADVVLWSVLQQTGGCSVTVPANVQRWMRSCENLAPFNTALKLLK; translated from the exons ATGATTCAAACACCAGATGCAGACTTGGATGTAACCAACATAATCCAAGCGGATGAGCCCACGACTTTAACCACCAATGCACTGGACTTGAATTCAGTGCTTGGGAAG GATTACGGGGCGCTGAAAGACATCGTGATCCACGTGAACccggcctcccctcccctctccctgctcGTGCTGCACAGGCTGCTCTGTGAGCACTTCAGGGTCCTGTCCACGGCGCACACGCACTCCTCGGTCAAGAGCGTGCCTGAAAACCTTCTCAAGTGCTTTGgagaacagaataaaaaacagcCCCGCCAAGACTATCAGCTGGGATTCACTTTAATTTGGAAGAATG tgcCGAAGACGCAGATGAAATTCAGCGTCCAGACGATGTGCCCCATCGAAGGAGAAGGGAATATTGCACGTTTCTTGTTCTCTCTGTTTGGCCAGAAGCATAATGCTGTCAACGCAACCCTTATAGATAGCTGGGTAGATATTGCGATTTTTCAGTTAAAAGAGGGAAGCAGTAAAGAAAAAGCCGCTGTTTTCCGCTCCATGAACTCTGCTCTTGGGAAGAGCCCTTGGCTCGCTGGGAATGAACTCACCGTAGCAGACGTGGTGCTGTGGTCTGTACTCCAGCAGACCGGAGGCTGCAGTGTGACAGTGCCAGCCAATGTGCAGAGGTGGATGAGGTCTTGTGAAAACCTGGCTCCTTTTAACACGGCCCTCAAGCTCCTTAAGTGA
- the AIMP2 gene encoding aminoacyl tRNA synthase complex-interacting multifunctional protein 2 isoform X3, translated as MNNSAVNILIQRSRHEEESNPSLQALESRQDDILKRLYELKAAVDGLSKMIQTPDADLDVTNIIQADEPTTLTTNALDLNSVLGKDYGALKDIVIHVNPASPPLSLLVLHRLLCEHFRVLSTAHTHSSVKSVPENLLKCFGEQNKKQPRQDYQLGFTLIWKNVPKTQMKFSVQTMCPIEGEGNIARFLFSLFGQKHNAVNATLIDSWVDIAIFQLKEGSSKEKAAVFRSMNSALGKSPWLAGNELTVADVVLWSVLQQTGGCSVTVPANVQRWMRSCENLAPFNTALKLLK; from the exons ATGAACAATTCTGCAGTGAATATTCTTATACAGAGGAGCAGGCATGAG GAAGAGTCTAACCCGTCTCTGCAAGCTCTTGAGTCCCGCcaagatgatattttaaaacGTCTGTATGAGTTGAAAGCTGCAGTTGATGGCCTCTCCAAGATGATTCAAACACCAGATGCAGACTTGGATGTAACCAACATAATCCAAGCGGATGAGCCCACGACTTTAACCACCAATGCACTGGACTTGAATTCAGTGCTTGGGAAG GATTACGGGGCGCTGAAAGACATCGTGATCCACGTGAACccggcctcccctcccctctccctgctcGTGCTGCACAGGCTGCTCTGTGAGCACTTCAGGGTCCTGTCCACGGCGCACACGCACTCCTCGGTCAAGAGCGTGCCTGAAAACCTTCTCAAGTGCTTTGgagaacagaataaaaaacagcCCCGCCAAGACTATCAGCTGGGATTCACTTTAATTTGGAAGAATG tgcCGAAGACGCAGATGAAATTCAGCGTCCAGACGATGTGCCCCATCGAAGGAGAAGGGAATATTGCACGTTTCTTGTTCTCTCTGTTTGGCCAGAAGCATAATGCTGTCAACGCAACCCTTATAGATAGCTGGGTAGATATTGCGATTTTTCAGTTAAAAGAGGGAAGCAGTAAAGAAAAAGCCGCTGTTTTCCGCTCCATGAACTCTGCTCTTGGGAAGAGCCCTTGGCTCGCTGGGAATGAACTCACCGTAGCAGACGTGGTGCTGTGGTCTGTACTCCAGCAGACCGGAGGCTGCAGTGTGACAGTGCCAGCCAATGTGCAGAGGTGGATGAGGTCTTGTGAAAACCTGGCTCCTTTTAACACGGCCCTCAAGCTCCTTAAGTGA
- the AIMP2 gene encoding aminoacyl tRNA synthase complex-interacting multifunctional protein 2 isoform X2: MPMYQVKPYHGGGAPLRVELPTCMYRLPNVHGRSCGPAPGAGHVQEESNPSLQALESRQDDILKRLYELKAAVDGLSKMIQTPDADLDVTNIIQADEPTTLTTNALDLNSVLGKDYGALKDIVIHVNPASPPLSLLVLHRLLCEHFRVLSTAHTHSSVKSVPENLLKCFGEQNKKQPRQDYQLGFTLIWKNVPKTQMKFSVQTMCPIEGEGNIARFLFSLFGQKHNAVNATLIDSWVDIAIFQLKEGSSKEKAAVFRSMNSALGKSPWLAGNELTVADVVLWSVLQQTGGCSVTVPANVQRWMRSCENLAPFNTALKLLK, from the exons ATGCCGATGTACCAGGTAAAGCCCTATCACGGGGGCGGCGCGCCTCTCCGTGTGGAGCTTCCCACCTGCATGTACCGGCTCCCCAACGTGCACGGCAGGAGCTGCGGCCCAGCGCCCGGCGCTGGCCACGTGCAG GAAGAGTCTAACCCGTCTCTGCAAGCTCTTGAGTCCCGCcaagatgatattttaaaacGTCTGTATGAGTTGAAAGCTGCAGTTGATGGCCTCTCCAAGATGATTCAAACACCAGATGCAGACTTGGATGTAACCAACATAATCCAAGCGGATGAGCCCACGACTTTAACCACCAATGCACTGGACTTGAATTCAGTGCTTGGGAAG GATTACGGGGCGCTGAAAGACATCGTGATCCACGTGAACccggcctcccctcccctctccctgctcGTGCTGCACAGGCTGCTCTGTGAGCACTTCAGGGTCCTGTCCACGGCGCACACGCACTCCTCGGTCAAGAGCGTGCCTGAAAACCTTCTCAAGTGCTTTGgagaacagaataaaaaacagcCCCGCCAAGACTATCAGCTGGGATTCACTTTAATTTGGAAGAATG tgcCGAAGACGCAGATGAAATTCAGCGTCCAGACGATGTGCCCCATCGAAGGAGAAGGGAATATTGCACGTTTCTTGTTCTCTCTGTTTGGCCAGAAGCATAATGCTGTCAACGCAACCCTTATAGATAGCTGGGTAGATATTGCGATTTTTCAGTTAAAAGAGGGAAGCAGTAAAGAAAAAGCCGCTGTTTTCCGCTCCATGAACTCTGCTCTTGGGAAGAGCCCTTGGCTCGCTGGGAATGAACTCACCGTAGCAGACGTGGTGCTGTGGTCTGTACTCCAGCAGACCGGAGGCTGCAGTGTGACAGTGCCAGCCAATGTGCAGAGGTGGATGAGGTCTTGTGAAAACCTGGCTCCTTTTAACACGGCCCTCAAGCTCCTTAAGTGA
- the AIMP2 gene encoding aminoacyl tRNA synthase complex-interacting multifunctional protein 2 isoform X1: MPMYQVKPYHGGGAPLRVELPTCMYRLPNVHGRSCGPAPGAGHVQVGARGPPLSADARRPAAGPGSPRPEREESNPSLQALESRQDDILKRLYELKAAVDGLSKMIQTPDADLDVTNIIQADEPTTLTTNALDLNSVLGKDYGALKDIVIHVNPASPPLSLLVLHRLLCEHFRVLSTAHTHSSVKSVPENLLKCFGEQNKKQPRQDYQLGFTLIWKNVPKTQMKFSVQTMCPIEGEGNIARFLFSLFGQKHNAVNATLIDSWVDIAIFQLKEGSSKEKAAVFRSMNSALGKSPWLAGNELTVADVVLWSVLQQTGGCSVTVPANVQRWMRSCENLAPFNTALKLLK, translated from the exons ATGCCGATGTACCAGGTAAAGCCCTATCACGGGGGCGGCGCGCCTCTCCGTGTGGAGCTTCCCACCTGCATGTACCGGCTCCCCAACGTGCACGGCAGGAGCTGCGGCCCAGCGCCCGGCGCTGGCCACGTGCAGGTAGGAGCGCGGGGCCCCCCGCTCAGTGCGGACGCGCGGCGGCCGGCTGCTGGCCCGGGTTCCCCCAGGCCGGAGCGG GAAGAGTCTAACCCGTCTCTGCAAGCTCTTGAGTCCCGCcaagatgatattttaaaacGTCTGTATGAGTTGAAAGCTGCAGTTGATGGCCTCTCCAAGATGATTCAAACACCAGATGCAGACTTGGATGTAACCAACATAATCCAAGCGGATGAGCCCACGACTTTAACCACCAATGCACTGGACTTGAATTCAGTGCTTGGGAAG GATTACGGGGCGCTGAAAGACATCGTGATCCACGTGAACccggcctcccctcccctctccctgctcGTGCTGCACAGGCTGCTCTGTGAGCACTTCAGGGTCCTGTCCACGGCGCACACGCACTCCTCGGTCAAGAGCGTGCCTGAAAACCTTCTCAAGTGCTTTGgagaacagaataaaaaacagcCCCGCCAAGACTATCAGCTGGGATTCACTTTAATTTGGAAGAATG tgcCGAAGACGCAGATGAAATTCAGCGTCCAGACGATGTGCCCCATCGAAGGAGAAGGGAATATTGCACGTTTCTTGTTCTCTCTGTTTGGCCAGAAGCATAATGCTGTCAACGCAACCCTTATAGATAGCTGGGTAGATATTGCGATTTTTCAGTTAAAAGAGGGAAGCAGTAAAGAAAAAGCCGCTGTTTTCCGCTCCATGAACTCTGCTCTTGGGAAGAGCCCTTGGCTCGCTGGGAATGAACTCACCGTAGCAGACGTGGTGCTGTGGTCTGTACTCCAGCAGACCGGAGGCTGCAGTGTGACAGTGCCAGCCAATGTGCAGAGGTGGATGAGGTCTTGTGAAAACCTGGCTCCTTTTAACACGGCCCTCAAGCTCCTTAAGTGA